A region from the Drosophila mauritiana strain mau12 chromosome 2L, ASM438214v1, whole genome shotgun sequence genome encodes:
- the LOC117139063 gene encoding mucin-2 isoform X2 — MISERHKSRDLVTILGLFHLLLLGLASGDHVVEVLAQSTTASTSQPQTLETIGSQDGAALTPGATTAPRLDPNNNNEWRPLGHGDPLQKDPTYDYSPPALERVRYWAENNSTGQSNTEARKKELPPEVLRNKTKSEVLLLGVASDRVRVPHSHSYPPVGGLGHYQQHHQQQQQQHQQQAKYAAIRRSYYAPTQQQHNPQMPQQTHHIPQHQHVQQHMPPTHLMPPPMMMMKSSGSSVPPMEYRHSMMATGAPTSYMSLNHMSSPTPKQAMTSSVIYHQQPSAMSHHTSLSSSTPWMTSRPPYRLSYSDPHLQESMHTYSFSRPHHQQTMIYSPNSLPGQQNGSKTVLRKPWLHELLQKEVVVTSKPKVKPTMPATKYLMGTTKPHHPQPPVGFGMSSTRPPFTYAPVTFVPGPPTIAVPTVATRKEPQPEIYITPTPQTSSSGFRPMMMSSTTTVGTTPSTTTTTLPIYQRASTTTSNRLLIPQTSNLAQRPTVAPAPSEPTTDSLFSHYKQPPKPLLGPMYLIIEGHSKVKTYGQNELDPHSPKIVPVISKREPVVRIADPNEKRGTVESYQVKHLHTKTTPMTTTTTTNKPTTVKPTTTRAPQKTPIYSTTKAPVSTSTTTVATATKTTTSTTTKVPISSTTPLFPPQPIPEKPSGVNDLLSLLDNMFADAQKIASSTDAPLVASSTTSTVLKPVSTKLLPQQPEPRISSKAAGIESLLVDDTHEDDEAGEGLGSPISTETPPRATRQVFDYDQLPESRIKDGVTTRDDIMEYNDEDEEEGIEDDNETVTENDEDEEAEAEEPNNLLKRIDQFVDDVDDGEDDLEDLIEGLDEDEIDERRQQH, encoded by the exons ATGATTAGTGAACGCCACAAGAGCCGCGATTTGGTTACGATACTTGGCCTGTTCCACCTCCTTCTCCTCGGACTCGCCTCCGGCGACCATGTGGTCGAGGTCTTGGCTCAATCAACAACCGCATCCACATCACAGCCGCAGACTTTGGAGACGATTGGCAGCCAGGATGGGGCTGCTCTGACGCCCGGTGCGACAACAG CTCCGCGGCTGGAcccgaacaacaacaacgagtGGCGTCCTCTTGGCCACGGGGATCCACTGCAAAAGGATCCCACCTACGACTACAGTCCGCCGGCCTTGGAACGAGTACGCTACTGGGCGGAGAACAACAGCACGGGCCAAAGCAATACAGAGGCCAGGAAAAAGGAACTACCACCAGAGGTTCTGCGCAACAAAACGAAAAGTGAGGTACTGCTCCTTGGAGTGGCCAGTGATCGCGTTAGGGTACCCCACTCCCATTCATATCCACCAGTTGGTGGCTTAGGCCACTatcagcagcaccaccagcagcaacagcagcagcaccagcaacaagCTAAATATGCGGCCATCAGGAGGAGCTACTATGCTCCCACCCAACAACAACATAACCCACAAATGCCACAGCAAACCCATCATATTCCACAGCATCAACATGTCCAGCAGCACATGCCGCCCACCCATTTGATGCCACCAcccatgatgatgatgaaatCAAGTGGTTCGTCCGTTCCTCCCATGGAATACAGACACAGTATGATGGCCACGGGAGCGCCCACCTCTTACATGAGCCTCAACCATATGAGCTCTCCAACTCCCAAGCAAGCGATGACTTCCTCAGTGATTTACCATCAGCAACCATCAGCGATGAGCCACCACACCTCTTTATCCTCTTCAACGCCTTGGATGACCAGTAGGCCACCATATCGTTTGAGTTACTCAGACCCCCATCTGCAGGAATCCATGCACACGTACAGCTTTTCAAGGCCCCATCACCAGCAAACGATGATCTACTCGCCCAACTCGCTCCCAGGTCAACAAAATGGATCAAAGACAGTTCTGAGGAAGCCGTGGCTCCATGAGCTCCTCCAAAAAGAGGTGGTGGTAACGTCAAAGCCCAAGGTTAAGCCCACAATGCCAGCCACAAAATATTTGATGGGCACAACCAAGCCACATCACCCACAACCACCTGTTGGCTTTGGTATGAGTTCCACCCGTCCTCCATTTACCTATGCACCCGTGACATTTGTGCCCGGTCCACCCACCATAGCAGTTCCGACTGTGGCCACTAGAAAAGAACCCCAACCGGAAATCTATATCACACCCACGCCCCAAACAAGTAGCTCTGGATTTAGACCCATGATGATGAGCAGCACTACCACCGTGGGAACCACTCCATCGACCACGACTACAACTTTGCCCATTTATCAGCGAGCCAGCACAACCACCAGTAATCGTTTACTGATCCCCCAGACAAGCAATCTAGCGCAGAGACCCACAGTGGCTCCTGCTCCCAGTGAACCCACCACGGACTCTCTTTTCTCCCATTACAAGCAACCACCGAAGCCGCTACTAGGACCCATGTACCTCATCATCGAGGGTCATTCGAAAGTGAAGACCTACGGTCAAAATGAATTGGATCCACATAGTCCGAAGATAGTGCCGGTTATCTCCAAGAGGGAACCAGTGGTTAGGATAGCCGATCCTAATGAGAAAAGGGGAACTGTGGAGTCCTATCAGGTAAAACATTTGCACACCAAAACCACGCCAatgacaacgacaacgacgactAATAAGCCCACTACCGTGAAACCTACGACCACAAGGGCTCCTCAAAAAACTCCTATATATAGCACCACTAAGGCTCCAGTAAGCACTAGCACTACAACCGTTGCCACGGCTACGAAAACCACAACTTCAACAACCACCAAGGTGCCCATAAGCAGCACTACCCCTTTATTTCCACCACAACCCATTCCAGAAAAGCCAAGCGGTGTAAACGATCTGCTTAGTCTACTGGACAATATGTTTGCCGATGCCCAAAAGATAGCCTCGTCCACTGATGCACCTTTGGTGGCTAGTTCTACTACGAGCACCGTGCTGAAGCCAGTTAGCACCAAGTTGTTGCCACAGCAACCGGAACCTAGGATATCCAGTAAAGCGGCGGGCATAGAGAGTCTCCTTGTAGATGACACCCATGAAGATGATGAAGCTGGCGAAGGTCTGGGGTCACCGATTTCCACTGAAACACCACCTCGGGCAACACGTCAGGTATTTGACTATGATCAATTGCCAGAGTCACGGATTAAAGACGGGGTCACCACCAGAGATGATATTATGGAATACAATGATGAAGATGAGGAGGAGGGCATTGAGGATGATAATGAAACGGTTACTGAAAATGATGAGGACGAGGAGGCGGAGGCTGAAGAGCCGAACAATTTACTCAAACGAATCGATCAATTTGTGGATGATGTGGACGATGGTGAAGACGACTTGGAGGATCTTATCGAGGGTCTGGACGAGGACGAGATCGACGAGAGGCGACAGCAGCATTAG
- the LOC117139063 gene encoding mucin-2 isoform X1, which translates to MASRLAGKKIRREATRKTPERHRSTNQASRKMISERHKSRDLVTILGLFHLLLLGLASGDHVVEVLAQSTTASTSQPQTLETIGSQDGAALTPGATTAPRLDPNNNNEWRPLGHGDPLQKDPTYDYSPPALERVRYWAENNSTGQSNTEARKKELPPEVLRNKTKSEVLLLGVASDRVRVPHSHSYPPVGGLGHYQQHHQQQQQQHQQQAKYAAIRRSYYAPTQQQHNPQMPQQTHHIPQHQHVQQHMPPTHLMPPPMMMMKSSGSSVPPMEYRHSMMATGAPTSYMSLNHMSSPTPKQAMTSSVIYHQQPSAMSHHTSLSSSTPWMTSRPPYRLSYSDPHLQESMHTYSFSRPHHQQTMIYSPNSLPGQQNGSKTVLRKPWLHELLQKEVVVTSKPKVKPTMPATKYLMGTTKPHHPQPPVGFGMSSTRPPFTYAPVTFVPGPPTIAVPTVATRKEPQPEIYITPTPQTSSSGFRPMMMSSTTTVGTTPSTTTTTLPIYQRASTTTSNRLLIPQTSNLAQRPTVAPAPSEPTTDSLFSHYKQPPKPLLGPMYLIIEGHSKVKTYGQNELDPHSPKIVPVISKREPVVRIADPNEKRGTVESYQVKHLHTKTTPMTTTTTTNKPTTVKPTTTRAPQKTPIYSTTKAPVSTSTTTVATATKTTTSTTTKVPISSTTPLFPPQPIPEKPSGVNDLLSLLDNMFADAQKIASSTDAPLVASSTTSTVLKPVSTKLLPQQPEPRISSKAAGIESLLVDDTHEDDEAGEGLGSPISTETPPRATRQVFDYDQLPESRIKDGVTTRDDIMEYNDEDEEEGIEDDNETVTENDEDEEAEAEEPNNLLKRIDQFVDDVDDGEDDLEDLIEGLDEDEIDERRQQH; encoded by the exons ATGGCCAGTCGATTGGCCGGGAAAAAG ATAAGACGAGAAGCAACAAGAAAAACACCCGAGAGACACCGATCAACGAACCAAGCCAGCCGCAAGATGATTAGTGAACGCCACAAGAGCCGCGATTTGGTTACGATACTTGGCCTGTTCCACCTCCTTCTCCTCGGACTCGCCTCCGGCGACCATGTGGTCGAGGTCTTGGCTCAATCAACAACCGCATCCACATCACAGCCGCAGACTTTGGAGACGATTGGCAGCCAGGATGGGGCTGCTCTGACGCCCGGTGCGACAACAG CTCCGCGGCTGGAcccgaacaacaacaacgagtGGCGTCCTCTTGGCCACGGGGATCCACTGCAAAAGGATCCCACCTACGACTACAGTCCGCCGGCCTTGGAACGAGTACGCTACTGGGCGGAGAACAACAGCACGGGCCAAAGCAATACAGAGGCCAGGAAAAAGGAACTACCACCAGAGGTTCTGCGCAACAAAACGAAAAGTGAGGTACTGCTCCTTGGAGTGGCCAGTGATCGCGTTAGGGTACCCCACTCCCATTCATATCCACCAGTTGGTGGCTTAGGCCACTatcagcagcaccaccagcagcaacagcagcagcaccagcaacaagCTAAATATGCGGCCATCAGGAGGAGCTACTATGCTCCCACCCAACAACAACATAACCCACAAATGCCACAGCAAACCCATCATATTCCACAGCATCAACATGTCCAGCAGCACATGCCGCCCACCCATTTGATGCCACCAcccatgatgatgatgaaatCAAGTGGTTCGTCCGTTCCTCCCATGGAATACAGACACAGTATGATGGCCACGGGAGCGCCCACCTCTTACATGAGCCTCAACCATATGAGCTCTCCAACTCCCAAGCAAGCGATGACTTCCTCAGTGATTTACCATCAGCAACCATCAGCGATGAGCCACCACACCTCTTTATCCTCTTCAACGCCTTGGATGACCAGTAGGCCACCATATCGTTTGAGTTACTCAGACCCCCATCTGCAGGAATCCATGCACACGTACAGCTTTTCAAGGCCCCATCACCAGCAAACGATGATCTACTCGCCCAACTCGCTCCCAGGTCAACAAAATGGATCAAAGACAGTTCTGAGGAAGCCGTGGCTCCATGAGCTCCTCCAAAAAGAGGTGGTGGTAACGTCAAAGCCCAAGGTTAAGCCCACAATGCCAGCCACAAAATATTTGATGGGCACAACCAAGCCACATCACCCACAACCACCTGTTGGCTTTGGTATGAGTTCCACCCGTCCTCCATTTACCTATGCACCCGTGACATTTGTGCCCGGTCCACCCACCATAGCAGTTCCGACTGTGGCCACTAGAAAAGAACCCCAACCGGAAATCTATATCACACCCACGCCCCAAACAAGTAGCTCTGGATTTAGACCCATGATGATGAGCAGCACTACCACCGTGGGAACCACTCCATCGACCACGACTACAACTTTGCCCATTTATCAGCGAGCCAGCACAACCACCAGTAATCGTTTACTGATCCCCCAGACAAGCAATCTAGCGCAGAGACCCACAGTGGCTCCTGCTCCCAGTGAACCCACCACGGACTCTCTTTTCTCCCATTACAAGCAACCACCGAAGCCGCTACTAGGACCCATGTACCTCATCATCGAGGGTCATTCGAAAGTGAAGACCTACGGTCAAAATGAATTGGATCCACATAGTCCGAAGATAGTGCCGGTTATCTCCAAGAGGGAACCAGTGGTTAGGATAGCCGATCCTAATGAGAAAAGGGGAACTGTGGAGTCCTATCAGGTAAAACATTTGCACACCAAAACCACGCCAatgacaacgacaacgacgactAATAAGCCCACTACCGTGAAACCTACGACCACAAGGGCTCCTCAAAAAACTCCTATATATAGCACCACTAAGGCTCCAGTAAGCACTAGCACTACAACCGTTGCCACGGCTACGAAAACCACAACTTCAACAACCACCAAGGTGCCCATAAGCAGCACTACCCCTTTATTTCCACCACAACCCATTCCAGAAAAGCCAAGCGGTGTAAACGATCTGCTTAGTCTACTGGACAATATGTTTGCCGATGCCCAAAAGATAGCCTCGTCCACTGATGCACCTTTGGTGGCTAGTTCTACTACGAGCACCGTGCTGAAGCCAGTTAGCACCAAGTTGTTGCCACAGCAACCGGAACCTAGGATATCCAGTAAAGCGGCGGGCATAGAGAGTCTCCTTGTAGATGACACCCATGAAGATGATGAAGCTGGCGAAGGTCTGGGGTCACCGATTTCCACTGAAACACCACCTCGGGCAACACGTCAGGTATTTGACTATGATCAATTGCCAGAGTCACGGATTAAAGACGGGGTCACCACCAGAGATGATATTATGGAATACAATGATGAAGATGAGGAGGAGGGCATTGAGGATGATAATGAAACGGTTACTGAAAATGATGAGGACGAGGAGGCGGAGGCTGAAGAGCCGAACAATTTACTCAAACGAATCGATCAATTTGTGGATGATGTGGACGATGGTGAAGACGACTTGGAGGATCTTATCGAGGGTCTGGACGAGGACGAGATCGACGAGAGGCGACAGCAGCATTAG
- the LOC117139332 gene encoding trans-1,2-dihydrobenzene-1,2-diol dehydrogenase, with amino-acid sequence MFKLITYFKSRSKKLGVRCYQNNLPTAHATSSPGKSDGSRGRFGFVGCDMGDQNMWRPRPRQLHINRFPSSKADSKAILERGDWVMDEGPTLRWGIAPVSLMADDFAAALSVLPEQHHRIVSCVAAYQSHALAFAERHQVENVYTSFEDLAKCPNVDVVYISPLNPQHSELCHLMLNHDKHVLCEKPLCMTEEQVTKLLEKARARGLFLMEGMWPRCVPAYHYLRHQILRNRLGEIKQVHCTLGLPVSQGRLGLYGGVTNDFGVYGMQLALWVFREVPRCLKVSGRVNSEHVDVSADIELCFTRGKRALIEVSSEKKLSNQAVIQGKDGSIKMNNYWCPTRLITEEVDYEFPLPGGDQMPPTHYHNRLGMCYEAEEVRNCILKGSTESDDFSHKESLLLANLMDTIHAELGVGEFANRNEVSDLQKQIENVQDIVKDPEELASETCRVVEDVSMGGSLEINRQEVKDQVKGH; translated from the exons ATAACCTGCCCACAGCTCATGCCACAAGTTCACCAGGCAAGTCGGATGGCAGCCGGGGCAGATTCGGATTCGTTGGCTGCGATATGGGTGACCAAAATATGTGGCGACCCCGACCACGCCAGCTGCACATCAATCGGTTTCCCTCGTCCAAGGCCGACTCGAAGGCGATCCTCGAAAGGGGCGACTGGGTGATGGACGAGGGGCCAACGCTGCGCTGGGGCATCGCACCCGTCAGCCTGATGGCGGATGACTTTGCCGCGGCGCTGAGTGTCCTGCCCGAGCAGCACCATCGCATCGTGTCCTGCGTGGCTGCCTATCAGTCGCACGCGCTCGCCTTCGCCGAGCGCCATCAGGTGGAGAACGTGTACACCAGCTTCGAGGATCTGGCCAAGTGCCCAAATGTCG ATGTAGTGTACATTTCTCCCCTGAATCCCCAACACTCGGAGCTGTGCCACCTGATGTTGAACCACGACAAGCACGTCCTGTGCGAAAAGCCGCTCTGCATGACGGAGGAGCAGGTGACCAAGCTGCTGGAGAAGGCGCGGGCGCGCGGTCTGTTCCTCATGGAGGGAATGTGGCCAAGATGCGTGCCCGCCTATCATTACCTGCGGCATCAGATCCTGCGAAACCGTTTGGGAGAGATCAAGCAAGTCCATTGCACTTTGGGCCTTCCCGTTTCGCAGGG GAGACTAGGACTCTACGGCGGAGTCACCAATGATTTCGGTGTCTACGGTATGCAGCTGGCATTGTGGGTGTTTCGAGAAGTGCCACGCTGCCTCAAGGTCAGTGGCAGGGTCAACTCGGAGCACGTGGACGTGTCCGCCGACATTGAGCTGTGCTTCACGCGCGGCAAGAGGGCCCTCATCGAGGTCAGCTCCGAAAAGAAGCTCAGCAACCAGGCTGTTATTCAAGGCAAGGATGGTTCCATTAAG ATGAACAATTACTGGTGCCCAACGCGTCTGATCACCGAGGAGGTGGATTATGAGTTCCCGCTGCCGGGTGGCGATCAGATGCCACCCACCCACTACCACAACCGACTGGGCATGTGCTACGAGGCGGAGGAAGTGCGCAACTGCATTCTGAAGGGCAGCACGGAGAGCGATGACTTCAGCCACAAGGAGAGCCTGCTGCTGGCCAATCTGATGGACACCATCCACGCCGAACTGGGAGTCGGTGAATTCGCCAATCGCAACGAGGTTTCAGATCTGCAAAAGCAGATCGAGAATGTGCAGGATATAGTCAAGGATCCCGAGGAGCTGGCCAGCGAGACGTGCCGGGTGGTGGAGGATGTCAGCATGGGTGGAAGTTTGGAAATCAATCGGCAGGAGGTGAAAGACCAGGTCAAAGGTCAttga